In Salinirussus salinus, the following proteins share a genomic window:
- the msrB gene encoding peptide-methionine (R)-S-oxide reductase MsrB, whose protein sequence is MSEQEPIPDSEEKWREILTDEEYRVLREAGTEPKFSGDLLDVDEEGTFTCAGCGAELFDSEEKFESGTGWPSFWDVYEEGNIETRLDTSHGMRRTEVVCARCEGHLGHVFDDGPEPTGKRYCINSAALDFEPEA, encoded by the coding sequence ATGAGCGAACAGGAGCCGATCCCGGACTCGGAGGAGAAGTGGCGCGAGATACTCACCGACGAGGAGTACCGGGTGCTACGCGAGGCCGGCACCGAGCCGAAATTCAGCGGGGACCTGCTGGACGTCGACGAGGAGGGGACGTTCACCTGCGCCGGCTGCGGCGCGGAGCTGTTCGACTCCGAGGAGAAGTTCGAGTCCGGAACCGGGTGGCCGAGCTTCTGGGACGTCTACGAGGAGGGCAACATCGAGACGCGGCTGGACACCAGCCACGGGATGCGCCGGACGGAGGTCGTCTGTGCCCGGTGTGAGGGCCACCTCGGACACGTCTTCGACGACGGCCCCGAGCCGACCGGCAAGCGGTACTGCATCAACTCCGCCGCGCTGGACTTCGAACCGGAAGCCTGA
- a CDS encoding DUF7839 domain-containing protein, which produces MSDSVEGEPGSVLDSKRAATQYRILVQIADRQPAVSQQEVADAIGITSQAVSNYLQGLVDQGWVEKLGRGRYEVTKEGVDWLISRTDGLRELVSHVSEEVIDEVEVESALATGSIDEGDRISLTMRDGVLRAAPGEEGSATAVAVTAADAGQEVGVTDFEGVVDYELGAVTAVPVPSVRNGGSRAVDAARVAELAGDHDLLAVAGPEALALARAADLDPDVRFGTPEAVREAAAKGLDVLLLAASDRLSTHTDKLRDDGISYEVVEPGAD; this is translated from the coding sequence ATGAGTGACAGCGTCGAGGGGGAGCCGGGGAGCGTCCTCGACAGCAAGCGTGCGGCGACGCAGTACCGTATCCTGGTCCAGATCGCGGACCGCCAGCCCGCCGTCAGCCAGCAGGAGGTCGCCGACGCTATCGGCATCACCTCCCAGGCGGTCAGCAACTACCTCCAGGGGCTCGTCGACCAGGGGTGGGTCGAGAAGCTGGGCCGCGGGCGCTACGAGGTCACCAAGGAAGGGGTGGACTGGCTCATCTCCCGGACCGACGGGCTCCGCGAGCTGGTCTCCCACGTCTCCGAGGAAGTCATCGACGAGGTCGAGGTCGAGAGCGCGCTGGCGACGGGCTCCATCGACGAGGGCGACCGCATCTCGCTGACGATGCGCGACGGCGTCTTGCGCGCTGCTCCGGGCGAGGAAGGCTCCGCGACGGCCGTCGCGGTGACGGCAGCCGACGCCGGTCAGGAGGTCGGCGTCACCGACTTCGAGGGTGTCGTCGACTACGAACTCGGGGCGGTCACCGCCGTGCCGGTCCCGAGCGTTCGCAACGGGGGCAGCCGGGCGGTCGACGCCGCCCGGGTCGCGGAGCTGGCCGGGGACCACGACCTGCTCGCGGTCGCCGGGCCGGAGGCGCTCGCGCTCGCGCGGGCGGCCGACCTCGACCCCGACGTCCGCTTTGGCACGCCCGAGGCGGTCCGCGAGGCCGCGGCCAAGGGGCTCGACGTACTGCTGCTCGCGGCCAGCGACCGGCTCTCGACGCACACCGACAAGCTCCGGGACGACGGCATCAGTTACGAGGTCGTCGAACCGGGCGCCGACTGA
- a CDS encoding Gfo/Idh/MocA family protein, producing the protein MSGLSVGVVGCGYRATESHLPIYRETELPVTVDCVCDLDRELATRVARQFDVPTVYDDVSEMLGDADLDVVSVCVPPQAHFPVALEALRNGCHVFVEKPLTLSVETCDELIRAARERDLKIGVMHNMLYNEPFRAAKRRISAGEIGEVTGVRTLLTNPRDGRLSERDHWYHDLPGGLLTETLPHVSYIALDLMGSVDDVAVTAQQATTFEWAPHDEFEILFEGPDIMCSTRVSYSGTLRTMRVDILGTDGHLQVDMMANALYRFGLTSMDFLSLGVYSLSQIGQRVRHLLGNVAAVVAGDATAGSRVVIDGFLESVLRDRAPPVDGEDGRRSVAVLEETIQRYETNYGG; encoded by the coding sequence ATGAGCGGGCTCTCGGTCGGAGTGGTCGGGTGTGGCTATCGGGCAACCGAATCACACCTGCCCATCTACCGCGAAACGGAGCTGCCGGTGACGGTCGACTGTGTCTGTGACCTCGACCGCGAGTTGGCGACGCGGGTCGCACGCCAGTTCGACGTCCCCACCGTGTACGACGACGTGTCCGAGATGCTCGGCGATGCGGACCTCGATGTCGTCAGCGTCTGCGTGCCCCCGCAGGCGCACTTCCCCGTCGCGCTCGAGGCACTACGAAACGGCTGTCACGTGTTCGTCGAGAAGCCGTTGACTCTCAGCGTCGAAACGTGCGACGAGCTGATACGGGCGGCCCGGGAGCGCGACCTGAAAATCGGGGTGATGCACAACATGCTCTACAACGAACCGTTCAGGGCCGCCAAACGGCGGATCTCCGCCGGCGAGATCGGGGAGGTGACCGGGGTCCGCACGCTTCTGACGAACCCCCGCGACGGACGGCTTTCGGAGCGGGACCACTGGTACCACGACCTCCCCGGCGGCCTCCTGACCGAGACGTTGCCACACGTCTCGTACATCGCGCTGGACCTGATGGGGTCGGTCGACGACGTGGCCGTCACCGCACAGCAGGCGACGACCTTCGAGTGGGCGCCACACGACGAGTTCGAGATCCTGTTCGAGGGGCCGGACATCATGTGCTCGACCCGTGTCTCCTATTCGGGGACCCTGCGAACGATGCGGGTCGACATCCTCGGAACCGACGGCCACCTCCAGGTCGACATGATGGCCAACGCGCTGTACCGGTTCGGCCTGACGAGTATGGACTTCCTCTCGCTCGGGGTCTACTCGCTGAGCCAGATCGGACAGCGGGTCCGGCACCTGCTGGGCAATGTCGCGGCCGTCGTCGCGGGGGACGCAACCGCCGGGTCGAGGGTCGTCATCGATGGGTTCCTCGAGAGTGTCCTCCGGGACCGGGCGCCGCCCGTCGACGGCGAGGACGG